Proteins encoded together in one Juglans regia cultivar Chandler chromosome 9, Walnut 2.0, whole genome shotgun sequence window:
- the LOC108994919 gene encoding proteasome activator subunit 4-like isoform X5: protein MHLYNAWLPPPVAEQTKREKESFSRLVRTLEDFSQSDDPDSVYSTLTWIPLIKTFIVAESDVALEDVGTLVKIGLEFFEKSQNKLYAQAKWGKILMLLLSRYRKKLSLKIQWRPLYDALIITHFTRNTGPEGPRLKQRHFETITSLVQSCRRFFPPGSASEIWSEFRSLVENPWHNSSLEGSGFLRLFLPTNLDNWDFFSCDRIKQWIDLWDSIPNCHFWNCQWAGVIARVIKNCKFVDWECFLPTLFIKYLNMFEVPVANRSESHPFPLDVPKNIRFLFSNSTVSLVKAIAKSIVYLLKPHSAALAHLEKIINLLEQYYHPSNGGSWTYSLACFLIHLVIQFQKRLKYEQQNINDCGQAELYLGGSERTFFVNMVLNLIDRGQYSKNNDLSATVAAAISILSYVEPSLVLPFVASRYYIALETMTATHQLEIAVKSISFVTRSLLLTSLSPSSIKLVHLGGGNEFIDLLTVSLSNALLGLDANDPPKTLATMKLIASIFSNLDTLDDDVDVLSFMPIRFSQWLDEFLSRLFCLLLYLEPSSVLNEGLYSPATSGTFLCENHSYYYCMLEILLGRLSESLYDQALRKISKFVKTNTLPGSTEEVGLLCCACIHSNQEEGVNKLIEPLLLSVLSSLDDTPLMVFEGEISTASMSIREKPTLSPALETTISYRLKVLSIAISYGGPALLHYKDQFKEAILSSFDSPSWKVNKAGNHLLRSLLKSLTRYYPADQYKCILRRPGATTLDKWISTKYYSNDELTMAPKWHIPSDDEVQFANELLDLHLQSALDDLYRICQASVHSDPGDKKEHLKVLLLRVNSSLQGVLSCLPDFNMPSSNAMVEDPDNASFLIAGAIGSSVGSTELREKAAKIIHAICKYLLEEKADDSILLTLVIHIMDALVNYGNSWYDQWSGEVWDLDSAAIIEPPINFIVLSHSRGKKRPRWDVIDKAYLHSMWRSFKSFYHKFCTSGNFYPSYHVIPLIDDLLKLCLHNYGTIRRLAGKSLLKIFKRWPSIISKCILSLTENLQDPNSPEHAVLGSCAILASKAVFKHLAMDPKSLSSFIFGILSSSHHESLEAQKVINELFVAYNIYYAGVSRSIFRMSDDQIDGTDFANLVSKIVSMGSDSISLHWRYNLMANRVLLLLAMTSRNYLNSSSKMLRDTAGHFLKNLKCKLPQTRILAISALNTLLKESPYKLSMEECPFFSDDFKGKTRSSLEKALTQIFQEDGFFNEALNSLALVHIITDVEGTSSGGNHGSSIFQSQADKSITRFYFEFSASWPRTPCWISFLESNSFHSKFARIFKRLVQECGMSVLLPLKSTLEEFANAKERSKQCVAAEAFAGILHSDVNGTLGAWDSWMMVQLRNIILAQSVESIPEWAACIRYAVGGKGRYGTRIPLLRQQILDCLAQPLPPKVTTTVVAKRYTFLSAALIELSPQKMPVGKGSCRCHPFCVVL from the exons ATGCATTTGTACAATGCTTGGCTTCCACCACCGGTCGCCGAgcaaacaaagagagagaaggaatcCTTTTCCCGGCTCGTCAGGACCCTCGAAGATTTCTCTCAATCCGATGATCCCGATTCAGTTTACTCCACTCTCACTTGGATACCTCTCATCAAAAC TTTCATAGTTGCTGAAAGTGATGTGGCTTTGGAAGATGTAGGCACACTTGTCAAGATTGGGttagaattttttgaaaaatcgcAAAACAAGCTTTATGCACAG GCTAAATGGGGGAAGATATTAATGTTATTACTCAGTCGGTATCGCAAGaaattgtcattaaaaattCAGTGGCGGCCTCTTTATGATGCTCTGATTATAACACATTTTACCAG GAATACAGGTCCAGAAGGGCCAAGACTAAAACAACGTCATTTTGAGACTATTACTTCTCTTGTTCAATCCTGCAGGAGATTCTTCCCACCGGGTTCTGCCTCTGAGATATGGTCAGAGTTTAG GTCTTTGGTGGAAAATCCTTGGCATAATTCATCCTTGGAAGGCTCTGGATTTCTGAGACTGTTTCTCCCTACAAATCTGGATAACTGGGACTTCTTTTCATG TGATAGGATTAAACAATGGATAGACCTGTGGGACTCAATACCAAATTGCCACTTTTGGAACTGTCAATGGGCTGGTGTTATAGCTCGTGTCATAAAGAATTGCAAGTTTGTCGACTGGGAGTGTTTCTTACCCACACTATTcattaaatacttaaatatgTTTGAG GTTCCAGTCGCGAATAGATCTGAATCACATCCTTTTCCTCTGGATGTTCCTAAAAACATTAGATTCTTGTTCTCAAACAGCACAGTTTCCCTAGTGAAGGCCATTGCTAAATCAATT GTTTATCTACTGAAACCTCATAGTGCAGCACTAGCACACCTTGAGAAAATCATCAACCTTTTGGAACA ATATTACCATCCTTCTAATGGTGGTTCATGGACCTATTCATTGGCGTGTTTTTTGATACATTTGGTCATTCAATTCCAGAAACGACTAAAATATGAACAACA GAACATAAATGACTGCGGACAAGCTGAACTGTATCTGGGAGGATCAGAAAGGACGTTCTTTGTGAACATGGTACTCAATTTAATTGATCGAGGTCAATATAGCAAGAATAATGATCTTTCTGCGACAGTTGCTGCTGCAATATCTATACTGTCCTATGTGGAGCCCTCCTTGGTTCTTCCTTTTGTGGCATCCCGGTATTATATAGCCTTGGAGACG ATGACTGCCACCCACCAGTTGGAAATTGCTGTGAAGTCCATATCATTTGTCACGCGTTCACTACTTCTCACATCCCTCTCACCTTCCTCAATAAAACTTGTTCATCTTGGAGGTGGTAATGAGTTCATCGATCTTCTGACAGTTTCATTATCCAATGCATTACTTGGCTTGGATGCCAATGATCCTCCTAAAACCTTGGCAACCATGAAATTAATTGCTTCAATATTTTCCAAT TTGGATACTTTAGATGATGATGTAGATGTGTTGTCATTCATGCCAATACGCTTTTCTCAATGGCTGGACGAGTTCCTGTCTCGCCTATTTTGCTTGCTTCTATACTTGGAACCCAGCAGTGTTCT GAATGAAGGTCTATATTCACCAGCAACATCAGGAACTTTTCTTTGCGAGAACCATTCTTACTACTATTGCATGCTTGAAATATTGCTTGGGAGACTTTCAGAATCTCTGTATGATCAG GCTTTGAGGAAAATTTCCAAGTTTGTGAAAACCAATACTCTCCCTGGTTCAACTGAAGAAGTTGGACTGCTTTGCTGTGCATGCATCCATTCAAACCAAGAAGAGGGGGTCAACAAACTTATTGAGCCACTGTTGTTGTCTGTTTTGTCATCCTTAGATGATACGCCACTTATGGTGTTTGAAGGAGAAATCTCCACTGCATCAATGTCAATCAGG gaAAAACCCACACTTTCTCCAGCTCTTGAAACGACAATTAGTTATCGATTGAAAGTATTATCAATCGCCATCAGTTATGGAGGTCCTGCACTTCTACATTACAAGGATCAATTTAAAGAAGCTATCCTTTCTTCTTTTGACTCCCCATCGTGGAAG GTCAATAAAGCCGGTAACCATCTTCTTCGATCACTCCTCAAAAGCCTGACACGCTATTATCCTGCTGATCAGTACAA GTGCATATTGCGTCGCCCTGGTGCTACTACACTAGATAAATGGATTAGcacaaaatattattctaatgaTGAACTAACAATGGCCCCCAAGTGGCATATTCCGAGTGATGATGAAGTCCAGTTTGCAAATGAACTCTTGGATCTTCATCTTCAATCAGCTTTGGATGATCTTTATAGAATATGCCAAGCTAGCGTCCATTCTGACCCAG GAGACAAGAAAGAGCATTTGAAGGTGCTTCTTTTACGTGTTAATTCCTCATTGCAAGGTGTTTTGTCTTGCTTGCCGGATTTCAATATGCCCTCCAGTAATGCCATGGTTGAAGATCCAGATAATGCTTCTTTCCTAATAGCTGGAGCAATAGGTTCAAGTGTTGGCAGCACTGAATTGCGGGAGAAAGCTGCCAAGATCATACATGCCATCTGCAA ATACTTATTAGAGGAAAAGGCAGACGACAGCATCTTATTGACACTTGTTATTCATATTATGGATGCTTTAGTAAACTACG GAAATTCTTGGTATGATCAGTGGTCTGGGGAGGTTTGGGATTTGGACTCTGCAGCCATAATAGAGCCtccaataaattttattgtgttatcaCACTCTAGAGGAAAGAAAAG GCCAAGGTGGGATGTTATCGACAAGGCATACCTGCACAGTATGTGGAGATCGTTTAAGTCATTCTATCATAAATTTTGTACAAGTGGGAATTTCTATCCATCCTACCACGTGATTCCTCTAATTGATGATCTTCTAAAGCTCTGTCTGCATAACTATGGAACTATACGCAG ACTTGCTGGAAAATCTTTGCTGAAGATATTCAAGAGGTGGCCATCTATCATCTCAAAGTGCATTCTCTCTCTTACTGAGAACTTACAGGATCCCAACTCACCTGAACATGCTGTGCTAGGTTCTTGTGCAATCCTTGCCTCAAAAGCAGTTTTCAAGCATTTGGCAATG GATCCAAAGTCATTATCTTCATTCATCTTTGGGATTCTTTCAAG CTCCCACCATGAGTCACTAGAAGCCCAGAAAGTAATCAATGAG CTTTTTGTTGCATACAACATCTACTATGCTGGAGTATCTAGAAGCATTTTCAGGATGTCAGATGATCAAATAGATGGAACAGATTTTGCAAATTTGGTTTCCAAGATTGTTTCTATGGGGTCTGATTCTATCAGCTTGCATTGGCG ATATAACCTGATGGCCAATAGGGTTCTGCTCCTCTTGGCTATGACATCTAGAAATTACCTCAACTCCTCTTCAAAAATGTTGCGCGATACTGCTG GTCACTTCTTgaagaatttaaaatgtaaACTTCCTCAGACTAGAATTCTAGCAATCTCAGCCCTAAATACACTGTTGAAAGAATCACCTTATAAATTGTCAATGGAGGAATGTCCTTTCTTTTCTGATGATTTTAAAGGAAAGACAAGATCGTCACTTGAAAAAGCTCTGACTCAAATTTTTCAAGAAGATGGCTTTTTTAATGAGGCATTGAATAGTCTAGCTCTTGTTCATATAATCACTGATGTTGAAGGCACATCTTCTGGAGGAAACCATGGAAGTTCTATTTTTCAGAGCCAAGCAGACAAATCCATTACTCGTTTTTACTTTGAATTTTCAGCTTCATGGCCACGTACTCCTTGTTGGATCTCTTTCTTAGAAAGTAATtcttttcattcaaaatttgcCCGGATTTTTAAGCGGCTAGTCCAGGAATGTGGCATGTCTGTTTTATTGCCACTTAAAAGTACACTGGAGGAGTTTGCCAATGCCAAGGAGAGGTCTAAGCAGTGTGTTGCTGCCGAGGCATTCGCGGGCATATTGCATTCTGATGTCAATGGTACTTTGGGAGCATGGGACAGCTGGATGATGGTCCAGTTGCGGAATATCATTTTAGCACAATCAGTTGAGTCCATACCTGAGTGGGCAGCATGTATACGTTATGCAGTTGGTGGAAAAGGGAGATATGGAACCAGAATTCCTCTCCTAAGGCAACAAATCCTAGATTGTTTGGCACAACCTTTACCTCCAAAAGTAACTACCACTGTAGTGGCCAAGCGCTATACTTTTCTGTCAGCAGCACTTATAGAGTTATCCCCACAGAAGATGCCAGTAG GTAAGGGAAGCTGTAGGTGTCACCCTTTCTGTGTTGTGCTCTAA